A portion of the Vulpes vulpes isolate BD-2025 chromosome 5, VulVul3, whole genome shotgun sequence genome contains these proteins:
- the GPR22 gene encoding G-protein coupled receptor 22, which produces MCFSPILEINMQSESNITVRDDIDDIDTNMYQPLSYPLSFQVSLTGFLMLEIVLGLGSNLTVLVLYCMKSNLINSVSNIITMNLHVLDVIICVGCIPLTIVILLLSLESNTALICCFHEACVSFASVSTAINVFAITLDRYDISVKPANRILTMGRAVMLMISIWIFSFFSFLIPFIEVNFFSLQSGNTWENKTLLCVSTNEYYTELGMYYHLLVQIPIFFFTVIVMLITYTKILQALNIRIGTRFSTGQKKKARKKKTISLTTQHETTDMSQSSGGRNVVFGVRTSVSVIIALRRAVKRHRERRERQKRVFRMSLLIISTFLLCWTPISVLNTTILCVGPSDLLVKLRLCFLVMAYGTTVFHPLLYAFTRQKFQKVLKSKMKKRVVSIVEADPMPNNAVIHNSWIDPKRNKKITFEDSEIREKCLVPQVVTD; this is translated from the coding sequence ATgtgtttttctcccattctggaaATCAACATGCAGTCTGAATCTAACATTACAGTGCGAGATGACATTGATGACATCGACACCAATATGTACCAACCACTGTCATATCCATTAAGCTTTCAAGTGTCTCTCACCGGATTTCTTATGTTAGAAATTGTGTTGGGACTTGGCAGCAACCTCACCGTATTGGTACTTTACTGCATGAAATCCAACTTAATCAACTCTGTCAGTAACATTATTACAATGAATCTTCATGTACTTGATGTAATAATTTGTGTGGGATGTATTCCTCTAACTATAGTTATCCTTCTGCTTTCACTGGAGAGTAACACTGCTCTCATCTGCTGTTTCCATGAGGCCTGTGTATCTTTTGCAAGTGTCTCAACAGCAATCAACGTTTTTGCTATCACTTTGGACAGATACGACATCTCTGTAAAACCTGCAAACCGAATTCTGACAATGGGCAGAGCTGTAATGCTAATGATATCCATttggattttttcatttttctctttcctgataCCCTTTATTGAGGTAAATTTTTTCAGTCTTCAAAGTGGAAATACGTGGGAAAACAAGACGCTTTTGTGTGTCAGTACAAATGAATACTACACTGAACTGGGAATGTATTATCACCTGCTAGTACAGATCCCGATATTCTTTTTCACTGTCATAGTCATGTTAATCACATACACCAAAATCCTTCAGGCTCTTAATATTCGAATAGGCACAAGATTTTCAACAGggcagaagaagaaagcaagaaagaaaaagacaatctctcTAACCACACAACATGAGACCACAGACATGTCACAAAGCAGTGGTGGGAGAAATGTGGTCTTTGGTGTGAGAACTTCAGTCTCTGTAATAATTGCCCTCCGGCGAGCTGTGAAACGACACCGTGAACGACGAGAAAGGCAAAAAAGAGTCTTCAGGATGTCTTTATTgattatttctacatttcttctCTGCTGGACACCAATTTCTGTTTTGAATACCACCATTTTATGCGTAGGCCCAAGTGACCTTTTAGTAAAACTAAGGTTGTGTTTTCTAGTCATGGCTTATGGAACAACTGTATTTCACCCTTTATTATATGCATTCACCAGACAAAAATTTCAGAAGGTcttgaaaagcaaaatgaaaaagcgAGTTGTTTCCATAGTGGAAGCTGATCCTATGCCTAATAATGCTGTAATACACAATTCCTGGATAGATcctaaaaggaacaaaaaaattacctttgaagatagtgaaataagagaaaaatgtttagtACCTCAGGTTGTCACAGACTAG